In a single window of the Pseudomonas sp. B21-015 genome:
- the tssJ gene encoding type VI secretion system lipoprotein TssJ: MFRCSTAFFKTLTALTALVLLAGCSSLSPYSTVTKLNLKLTASDQLNPDLNGRPSPIVVRLFELKHPVAFENADFFSLYERAKESLAPDLVASEELELRPGETVELKLSVEEGSRYVGVLAAYRDLPETKWRYTVQITPVQVTAADLTLDQAGIRNTHETLVKADD; this comes from the coding sequence ATGTTTCGCTGCTCGACCGCTTTTTTCAAGACGCTGACTGCGCTCACCGCCCTGGTGCTGCTGGCCGGTTGCTCGTCGCTGTCGCCGTATTCCACCGTGACCAAACTCAACCTGAAGCTGACCGCCAGCGATCAGCTGAACCCGGACCTTAACGGTCGTCCGTCGCCGATCGTCGTGCGCCTGTTTGAGCTCAAGCACCCAGTGGCTTTCGAGAACGCTGATTTCTTCAGTCTCTACGAGCGCGCCAAGGAATCCCTGGCCCCGGACCTGGTAGCCAGCGAAGAGCTGGAACTGCGCCCGGGTGAAACCGTCGAGCTCAAGCTCAGTGTGGAAGAGGGCAGCCGTTACGTCGGCGTACTCGCGGCCTACCGCGACCTGCCGGAAACCAAATGGCGCTACACGGTGCAAATCACTCCGGTGCAAGTCACTGCGGCTGACCTGACCCTCGATCAGGCCGGCATCCGCAACACCCACGAAACGCTCGTCAAGGCGGATGACTGA